GAACTGCGCCACCGCATCACCGAGCAGACCGCCGCGCTGCAGCGCATCGATGCCCACATCCAGGCGCTGGCCGAGGCGACACCGAAGGCGCGCGCGCGCATCAAGAGCGACGCGCACACCTCGCCTGCGCTGCACGCGCTGCACCTGCGCGCGATGGTCGAGCTCAACTTCGAGCTGGTCTACCAGCGTCTGGTGCAGGGCGATCTGCGCGACTTCGCGCTGCAGCAGGCGCTGATCTACGCCGACAAGGCGATCGCGCTGGCCGGCCCCGAGGCCGGGCTGCTGCAGCTGCGGGCGCGGGTCTACATCGAGGCCGACTACCTGGCGCGCGCCCGGGTCGACCTGGAGCAGGCGCAGGCCCACGGCGCGCCGCCGGTGCGGGTGCTGCCCTACCTGGCCGAGATCGCCTACCGCAAGGGCGACTGGGCGGCCGTGCGCGAGCTGCTCGAACCCCTGCAATGCCTGCCGGTGTCGCCGCGCCTGGCCGCGCTGCGGCGCTACTGGTGCGGCCCCGGAGAAACGACATGAAGCCACCCGTCACCCGGACCGCGACCGAGGTCGACATCGCCTTCCTGCTCGAAGGCACCTTCCCGTACGTGTCGGGCGGCGTGTCGAGCTGGATCAACACGCTGCTCAAGGGCTTTCCGGACCTGCGCTTCGCGATCTACTTCCTCGGCTCGCGGGCGGTCGACTACGGCGAGATGCGCTACGAGCTGCCTGCCAACGTGGTGCATTTCGAGACCCACTACCTGTTCGACGGCGAGGACGCGCCGCCGCTGCGGCCGGTGCGCACCGACCCCGCCGCGTTCGAGAAGGTGCGCTGCCTGCACCAGCACTGGCGCGCGCCGCGCACCGCCGACGAAGGTGCCGATCCGCACGGCCTGTTCGGCGAGGTGGTCGACCACCTCGGCGACGCGCTCGGCGAGGCCCATTTCCTGCGCGGCGACCAGTCGTGGGACTACATCCGCGAGCAGTACGGCGCGCACTGCAGCGACCCCTCGTTCGTCGACTACTTCTGGACCGTTCGCATGATGCACGCGCCGATGTGGAAGCTGCACCGCATCGCCGCGTCGATGCCGCGGGTGCGCGCCTTCCACAGCGTGTCGACCGGCTACGCCGGCCTGCTGGGGGCGATGTGCAAGCGCCGCTGGGGCCGCCCGCTGATCCTGTCGGAGCACGGCATCTACACCAAGGAACGCAAGATCGACCTGCTGGCGGCGGGCTGGATCGCCGACAACCGCTCGGTGCTGCAGCGCGACCCGACCCAGCTGAGCTACTTCCGCGACATGTGGATCCGCTTCTTCGAGGGCATCGGGCGGGCCTGCTACGACGCCAGCGACCAGATCATCGCGCTCTACGAAACCAACCGGCTGCGCCAGGTGCTCGACGGCGCGCGGCCCGAGCGCACCCGCTGCATCGCCAACGGCATCTCGATCCCGACCTTCGGCCCGCTGCGCGCCGAACGCCCGGCCACGCCGCCGCCGGTGCTGTGCCTGATCGGCCGGGTGGTGCCGATCAAGGACATCAAGACCTTCATCCGCGCCATGCGCACGGTCGTCAACCGCCTGCCCGAGGCGCAGGGCTGGATCGCCGGGCCGACCGACGAGGACCCCGACTACGCCGAGGAATGCCGCCTGCTGGTCAACAGCCTGGGGCTCGAGAAGCAGGTGCTGTTCCTCGGTTTCCAGCGCCTGACCAAGCTGCTGCCGCAGGTCGGCCTGGTGGTGCTGTCGTCGGTCAGCGAGGCGCTGCCGCTGGTGCTGCTCGAAGGCTTCGCCGCCGGCGTGCCGGCGGTCAGCACCGACGTCGGCTCGTGCCGCCAGCTGATCGACGGCCTGCCGGGCGAGGACGCCTCGTTCGGCCGCGCCGGGCGCATCGTCGGCATCGCCGACCCGCGCGCGCTGGCCGATGCGGCGGTCGAGCTGCTGGCGGACCCGGCGATGTGGCAGTCCGCCGCCGATGCCGGCGTGGCGCGTGTCAACCGCTACTACGCGCTCGACACCATGCTCGACCACTACGACGACGTCTACAAGAAAGCCCTCGAATGAACCGACCCCCACGCTCACTGCACTCGCTGCCCCCCGAGGGGCCGCTCGGCCCCTCCGGAACGGCCGGGCGGACCTGAGATGGCAGGCATCGGTTTCGAGCTGCGCCGCCTGCTCAAGCGCGACAGCTACGCCGGTCTGTTCCAGGCCTACACCTACGCGGGCATCATCAGCTCGGGGCCGTGGGTGCTGTCGATCATGGCGATCCTGTTCATCGGCGTGCTGTCGGGGCTGGTGGTGTCGCCGGCCGGGCAGATCAGCGAGTTCCAGGTGGCCGTGACCTGGCTGGTGATGCTGTCGCTGATCCTCACCGGGCCGATCCAGCTGTCGTTCACCCGCTGGATCGCCGACCGCCTGTTCGAGCACAAGGACGCCCTGATCGCGCCCAACTTCGTCGGCGTGCTGCTGGTCGTGGTGCTGGCGTCGGGCGTGCTCGGCCAGGCGCTGGTGCCACCGCTGTTCCCGGACCAGTCCAACCTGTTCCGCGCCACCTTCAGCTGCGCGCTGGTGGTGCTCAGCTGCATCTGGGTGGCGACGATCTTCCTGTCGGGCCTCAAGCAGTACAAGACCATCGTCGCGATGTTCGCGCTCGGCTACGGGCTGACGGTGGTGGCGGCGCTGGCGTTGCGCCACTACGGCCTCGAGGGTCTGCTGATGGGCTTCCTGATCGGCCAGTGCGTGCTGCTGGGCGGCATGCTGGTGCTGATCCTGCGCACGCTGCCGTCGCTGCGGCTGATCGCCTT
This portion of the Leptothrix cholodnii SP-6 genome encodes:
- the pelF gene encoding GT4 family glycosyltransferase PelF; this translates as MKPPVTRTATEVDIAFLLEGTFPYVSGGVSSWINTLLKGFPDLRFAIYFLGSRAVDYGEMRYELPANVVHFETHYLFDGEDAPPLRPVRTDPAAFEKVRCLHQHWRAPRTADEGADPHGLFGEVVDHLGDALGEAHFLRGDQSWDYIREQYGAHCSDPSFVDYFWTVRMMHAPMWKLHRIAASMPRVRAFHSVSTGYAGLLGAMCKRRWGRPLILSEHGIYTKERKIDLLAAGWIADNRSVLQRDPTQLSYFRDMWIRFFEGIGRACYDASDQIIALYETNRLRQVLDGARPERTRCIANGISIPTFGPLRAERPATPPPVLCLIGRVVPIKDIKTFIRAMRTVVNRLPEAQGWIAGPTDEDPDYAEECRLLVNSLGLEKQVLFLGFQRLTKLLPQVGLVVLSSVSEALPLVLLEGFAAGVPAVSTDVGSCRQLIDGLPGEDASFGRAGRIVGIADPRALADAAVELLADPAMWQSAADAGVARVNRYYALDTMLDHYDDVYKKALE